From the genome of Yersinia enterocolitica, one region includes:
- a CDS encoding ABC transporter permease has protein sequence MNSGMSWQDLLALVTNATGETIYMVVIATFFTVLIGLPLGVLLFISRPNGVLPAPRLNTLVGAIVNLGRSMPFVVLLIALIPITRWIIGTTLGSTAAIVPITLGAIPFFARVVEAALDEVDKGRIEAILSMGGSARHVIQKVLLPEALPALLAGITLTVVMLVGFSSMAGVIGGGGLGDLAIRYGYQRFNNEVMVATLIILVILVQGVQSLGDRWVRSLAHRR, from the coding sequence ATGAACAGCGGCATGAGTTGGCAAGATCTGCTGGCACTGGTCACCAATGCCACCGGCGAAACCATCTATATGGTGGTAATTGCCACCTTTTTCACTGTATTGATTGGCTTACCACTGGGGGTGTTGTTATTTATTTCGCGCCCCAATGGGGTTTTGCCTGCGCCGCGCTTGAATACATTGGTCGGTGCCATTGTTAATCTGGGGCGCTCAATGCCCTTTGTGGTGTTACTGATTGCGTTGATTCCGATTACCCGTTGGATTATCGGCACCACGTTAGGCAGTACCGCGGCCATCGTGCCAATTACTCTGGGGGCCATCCCATTTTTTGCCCGAGTGGTCGAAGCGGCCTTGGATGAAGTGGATAAAGGGCGGATTGAGGCAATTTTATCGATGGGCGGCTCGGCACGCCATGTGATTCAAAAAGTTCTATTGCCAGAGGCACTTCCCGCTTTATTGGCCGGTATTACCTTAACTGTCGTGATGCTGGTGGGATTCTCATCAATGGCGGGGGTTATTGGTGGCGGTGGATTAGGTGATTTGGCTATTCGTTATGGTTATCAACGTTTTAATAATGAAGTGATGGTAGCGACATTAATCATATTGGTCATTTTGGTTCAGGGCGTACAAAGCCTGGGCGATAGATGGGTCAGGTCGTTGGCTCACCGGCGCTAA
- a CDS encoding PLP-dependent transferase: MAKFDTLTVHAGYTPDSTGAVMPAIYATSTFAQPAPGEHTGYEYSRSGNPTRAALEKAIAELEGGTRGYAFASGLAACSTVLELLDQGSHIIAVDDLYGGTYRLLEKVRSRTAGLRVTYVSPADTEALEQAILPETKMIWVETPTNPLLKLADLAAIAAIAKKHQLISVADNTFASPYIQRPLELGFDIVVHSATKYLNGHSDVVAGVAAVGNNPELAEQLGFLHNAVGGILDPFSSFLTLRGLRTLALRMARHNHSAQQIAEWLEGQPQVENVYYPGLKSHPQHELASRQMAGFGGMISVRLKGDDEYARAVIKRSHLFTLAESLGGVESLISQPYSMTHASIPLETRLKHGITPQLLRLSVGIEDTEDLIADLAQALNG; the protein is encoded by the coding sequence ATGGCAAAGTTCGATACCTTAACCGTTCATGCCGGTTATACCCCCGATAGCACCGGTGCGGTGATGCCCGCAATTTACGCGACATCCACCTTCGCACAACCCGCTCCCGGTGAGCATACTGGTTATGAATATTCGCGCAGCGGCAACCCAACGCGTGCCGCGCTGGAAAAGGCGATTGCGGAACTGGAAGGGGGCACTCGAGGTTACGCCTTCGCCTCTGGTCTGGCAGCCTGTTCAACTGTGCTTGAACTGCTGGATCAGGGTAGCCATATCATTGCCGTGGATGATTTATATGGTGGAACCTATCGCCTGCTGGAAAAAGTTCGCAGCCGAACGGCCGGTTTGCGAGTGACCTATGTCTCCCCTGCGGATACCGAGGCATTAGAACAAGCAATATTGCCAGAAACCAAAATGATCTGGGTGGAGACACCGACCAATCCATTGCTGAAACTGGCTGACCTGGCGGCCATTGCGGCGATTGCCAAAAAGCATCAACTTATCAGTGTGGCCGATAATACCTTCGCCTCCCCTTACATCCAGCGCCCGCTGGAACTGGGCTTTGATATTGTGGTGCATTCCGCCACCAAATACCTTAATGGCCATTCTGATGTGGTCGCTGGCGTCGCGGCGGTGGGCAATAACCCTGAACTGGCAGAACAGTTAGGCTTTCTGCACAATGCGGTGGGCGGAATTTTAGATCCTTTCAGCAGCTTTCTGACGTTACGCGGACTGCGCACCTTGGCTTTGCGCATGGCGCGACATAATCACAGTGCTCAGCAGATAGCCGAGTGGCTCGAAGGGCAACCACAAGTTGAAAATGTCTATTACCCAGGGCTGAAAAGCCACCCACAACATGAGCTGGCATCACGGCAAATGGCGGGTTTCGGCGGTATGATTTCTGTGCGATTGAAAGGGGATGATGAATACGCTCGCGCGGTAATCAAACGCTCACATCTGTTTACCCTGGCCGAAAGTTTGGGCGGGGTGGAAAGTTTAATCAGCCAGCCATATAGCATGACTCATGCCTCCATCCCCTTAGAAACCCGGCTGAAACACGGTATTACGCCACAATTGCTACGTTTGTCGGTGGGTATTGAGGATACCGAGGATCTGATTGCGGACTTGGCACAAGCACTAAACGGTTAA
- a CDS encoding CBS domain-containing protein, which yields MAIPRSVLDLIGHTPLLELTHFDTGPCQLFVKLENQNPGGSIKDRVALSMIEQAEKEGLLQPGGTIIEATAGNTGLGLALVAALKGYKLLLVVPDKMSQEKIFHLRALGAQVLLTRSDVGKGHPAYYQDYALRLAQETPGAFYIDQFNNPANPAAHRTSTGPELWQQMDGQVDAIVVGVGSSGTLSGLSQYFAEVSPATEFVLADPAGSILADYVDSSQIGDAGSWLVEGIGEDFIPPLSNFSQVKKSYRIDDAEAFSTARALLREEGVLAGSSTGTLLAAALRYCREQTTPKRVVTFVCDSGNKYLSKMFNDYWLMEQGLLSKPQYGDLRDFITYRHEDGATISVSPQDTLAVAHARMRLYDISQLPVLDGEKVVGLIDEWDLLNTVQADASHFKLPASAAMTHQVNTLQKEADYRSLLATFNDGHVAVVLDGERFLGLITRTDVLNTWRQKLA from the coding sequence ATGGCTATCCCACGCTCGGTACTTGATCTTATCGGCCACACCCCGCTACTGGAACTGACCCACTTTGATACCGGCCCATGCCAACTGTTCGTCAAGCTGGAAAATCAAAATCCCGGTGGGTCGATTAAAGACCGTGTCGCGCTCTCGATGATTGAGCAAGCTGAAAAAGAAGGGTTGCTGCAACCCGGCGGAACCATCATTGAAGCCACCGCTGGCAATACCGGCCTTGGGTTGGCATTGGTGGCGGCGCTAAAAGGTTACAAACTGCTATTAGTGGTACCGGATAAAATGAGCCAGGAGAAAATTTTCCACCTGCGAGCATTGGGCGCACAAGTGCTATTGACCCGCTCGGATGTGGGCAAAGGGCATCCGGCTTATTATCAGGACTATGCTCTGCGTCTGGCGCAGGAAACACCGGGGGCTTTCTATATCGATCAATTCAATAACCCGGCAAACCCCGCGGCGCACCGGACATCGACCGGCCCTGAGCTGTGGCAACAGATGGATGGGCAGGTCGATGCCATCGTGGTGGGTGTTGGCTCCAGCGGCACCCTGAGCGGCCTGAGCCAATACTTTGCCGAGGTTTCACCCGCCACCGAGTTCGTACTGGCCGATCCTGCGGGATCTATTTTGGCAGATTACGTCGACAGCTCGCAGATTGGCGATGCGGGTAGCTGGCTGGTCGAAGGAATTGGTGAGGATTTTATCCCGCCACTGAGCAACTTTTCTCAGGTAAAAAAATCTTATCGCATCGATGATGCTGAAGCCTTCAGCACCGCACGCGCGCTATTGCGGGAAGAAGGGGTACTGGCAGGCTCATCTACCGGCACCCTACTGGCCGCAGCATTACGCTATTGCCGCGAGCAAACCACACCAAAGCGAGTGGTCACCTTCGTTTGCGACAGCGGCAACAAGTACCTGTCCAAAATGTTCAACGATTACTGGCTCATGGAACAAGGTTTGCTGAGCAAGCCCCAGTATGGCGATTTGCGTGATTTCATCACTTATCGTCATGAGGACGGCGCAACAATTTCTGTTTCACCGCAGGACACGCTGGCCGTGGCTCACGCCCGAATGCGCCTATATGACATCTCCCAACTACCCGTATTAGACGGCGAAAAAGTGGTCGGGTTAATCGACGAATGGGACTTGCTGAACACCGTACAAGCAGATGCCAGCCATTTCAAATTACCGGCCAGTGCCGCTATGACCCATCAAGTGAACACATTACAAAAAGAGGCCGATTACCGCTCTCTACTGGCGACATTCAATGATGGCCATGTAGCAGTAGTGTTGGATGGAGAGCGTTTCCTTGGCTTGATTACCCGCACTGATGTTTTGAATACCTGGCGTCAAAAGCTGGCTTAA
- a CDS encoding serine-type D-Ala-D-Ala carboxypeptidase (penicillin-binding protein 5; removes C-terminal D-alanyl residues from sugar-peptide cell wall precursors), with protein sequence MMKFILPFKIKKLTFSAGLLLLVLPAAHAAGDPAAPPVDAKAYVLMDYNSGKVLVEGNSDQRLDPASLTKIMSSYVIGQAIKAGKVHPDDLVTVGKDAWATGNPALRGSSLMFLKPGDQVKLSDLNKGIVIQSGNDASIALADYVAGSQDSFVGLMNNYAKALGLANTHFMTVHGLDAPGQYSTARDMAVLGQALIRDVPEEYALHKEKEFTFNKIRQINRNRLLWSTNLNVDGMKTGFTSGAGHNLVASATEGPMRLISVVLGAPSDRVRFSESEKLLTWGFRFYETVVPIKATKPFVTQKVWFGDTGEAELGVAEDAAITIPKGQMKDLKASYKLDQTELRAPLAKNQVVGTIDFQLNGKTIDQRPLVVLNEVKEGGFFSRIWDFVMMKLSQWFGSVFG encoded by the coding sequence ATGATGAAATTTATCCTCCCCTTTAAGATAAAGAAATTAACCTTCAGTGCTGGCTTATTGCTTTTGGTGCTGCCCGCCGCGCATGCGGCTGGAGACCCGGCTGCTCCGCCGGTAGATGCCAAAGCCTATGTGCTGATGGATTACAACAGTGGAAAGGTGTTGGTGGAAGGGAACAGTGACCAGCGCCTCGATCCGGCCAGTTTGACTAAGATTATGTCCAGTTATGTGATTGGACAGGCCATTAAAGCGGGGAAAGTGCACCCTGATGATTTAGTGACCGTGGGGAAAGATGCCTGGGCTACGGGTAATCCGGCATTACGTGGTTCCTCACTGATGTTTTTGAAACCGGGCGATCAGGTAAAATTGTCCGATTTGAATAAAGGTATTGTGATTCAGTCAGGCAATGATGCCAGTATTGCGTTGGCCGATTATGTGGCTGGTAGCCAAGACAGTTTTGTTGGCCTGATGAACAATTACGCCAAAGCCTTGGGTCTGGCGAATACTCACTTTATGACCGTCCATGGTCTTGATGCGCCAGGGCAGTACAGCACTGCGCGGGATATGGCGGTATTAGGTCAGGCACTGATCCGCGACGTGCCGGAAGAGTATGCGCTGCACAAAGAGAAAGAATTCACTTTTAATAAGATTCGTCAGATTAACCGTAATCGTCTGCTATGGAGCACTAATCTCAATGTGGATGGCATGAAAACCGGTTTTACCTCCGGTGCGGGGCATAATCTGGTCGCGTCTGCAACCGAAGGGCCAATGCGTTTAATCTCTGTGGTGTTAGGTGCACCCAGTGATCGGGTTCGCTTTAGTGAAAGTGAAAAACTGTTGACCTGGGGCTTCCGTTTCTATGAAACCGTGGTGCCGATTAAAGCCACCAAACCTTTTGTGACGCAGAAAGTGTGGTTTGGTGATACCGGCGAGGCCGAGCTTGGGGTGGCAGAGGATGCCGCTATCACTATCCCGAAAGGGCAGATGAAGGATCTTAAAGCCAGTTATAAGTTGGATCAAACGGAGCTGCGTGCGCCGCTGGCCAAAAATCAAGTGGTCGGAACCATCGATTTTCAGCTTAATGGCAAGACGATTGACCAACGCCCGCTGGTGGTATTAAACGAAGTAAAAGAGGGCGGTTTCTTTAGTCGCATCTGGGACTTCGTGATGATGAAACTCAGTCAATGGTTTGGTAGCGTATTTGGCTAG
- a CDS encoding L-serine ammonia-lyase, translated as MVSVFDIFKIGIGPSSSHTVGPMKAGKLFTDDLIELGHLSAVTRITVDVYGSLSLTGKGHHTDIAIIMGLAGNLPDTVDIDAISGFIRDVELRERLLLANGSHEVDFPANGGMNFHSTNLPLHENGMTISAHAGDDCIFSKTYYSIGGGFIVDEAHFGQEDSQAITVPYPFKSARDLQKHCKDTGLSLSGLVMQNELALHSKAEISAHFAAIWAVMRAGIERGINTEGLLPGPMKVPRRAAALRRMLVSTDKNNSDPMMVVDWINMYALAVNEENAAGGRVVTAPTNGACGIIPAVLSYYDKFIRQVNENSYSRYFLVSGVIGALYKMNASISGAEVGCQGEVGVACSMAAAGLAELMGGSPAQVCIAAEIAMEHNLGLTCDPVAGQVQVPCIERNAISAVQAVNSARMALRRTSEPSVCLDKVIETMYETGKDMNSKYRETSRGGLAIKIVACN; from the coding sequence ATGGTCAGCGTTTTTGACATTTTCAAGATTGGTATTGGTCCATCCAGCTCTCATACCGTCGGCCCAATGAAGGCTGGCAAGCTGTTTACCGATGACCTAATCGAACTGGGGCATCTTTCTGCCGTCACCCGAATCACTGTTGATGTTTACGGCTCTTTGTCTCTTACCGGTAAAGGCCATCATACCGATATTGCGATTATTATGGGTTTGGCGGGGAATCTGCCTGATACCGTTGATATTGATGCAATCTCTGGTTTTATCCGCGATGTAGAGTTGCGGGAACGTCTGCTGTTGGCAAACGGCAGCCACGAAGTTGATTTCCCGGCCAATGGCGGGATGAACTTCCACAGCACTAACCTGCCATTGCACGAAAATGGTATGACCATCAGCGCTCATGCGGGTGATGACTGTATTTTCAGTAAAACGTATTACTCCATCGGCGGTGGTTTTATTGTCGATGAAGCACACTTTGGTCAGGAAGATAGCCAAGCGATTACTGTGCCTTATCCGTTCAAGTCTGCCCGTGACTTGCAAAAGCACTGTAAAGATACCGGTTTATCACTGTCCGGTTTAGTGATGCAAAATGAACTGGCATTGCACAGCAAAGCCGAAATAAGTGCTCACTTTGCCGCAATCTGGGCAGTGATGCGTGCCGGTATTGAGCGCGGCATCAATACTGAAGGGTTATTGCCTGGTCCAATGAAAGTACCACGTCGCGCCGCAGCTTTGCGCCGAATGCTGGTTAGTACCGATAAAAATAACTCGGATCCGATGATGGTTGTCGATTGGATTAATATGTATGCATTAGCCGTCAATGAAGAGAACGCTGCGGGCGGGCGGGTCGTGACTGCCCCGACTAACGGCGCGTGTGGCATTATTCCGGCAGTTTTATCTTACTACGACAAATTCATTCGTCAGGTAAATGAGAACTCATACAGTCGCTACTTCCTGGTCTCTGGTGTGATTGGGGCGCTGTATAAAATGAATGCGTCTATTTCCGGCGCTGAAGTGGGTTGTCAGGGCGAAGTGGGTGTGGCCTGTTCCATGGCCGCAGCAGGCTTGGCTGAGTTGATGGGCGGTAGCCCTGCTCAGGTGTGCATTGCAGCAGAAATCGCGATGGAGCATAACCTAGGGCTGACCTGTGACCCAGTGGCAGGGCAAGTTCAAGTGCCGTGTATTGAGCGTAATGCAATTTCTGCGGTGCAAGCCGTTAACTCTGCGCGCATGGCGCTACGTCGTACTAGCGAACCCAGTGTTTGTCTGGATAAAGTCATCGAAACGATGTATGAAACCGGCAAAGATATGAATTCTAAATACCGCGAAACCTCCCGAGGGGGGTTAGCAATCAAGATCGTTGCCTGTAACTGA
- a CDS encoding HAAAP family serine/threonine permease, whose product MDTTQAGTIASPGKVSSSTWRKSDTMWMLGLYGTAIGAGVLFLPINAGIGGLLPLIVMAIIAFPMTFFAHRGLCRFVLSGKNPGEDITEVVEEHFGIGAGKLITLLYFFAIYPILLVYSVAITNTVDSFITHQMHLPSPPRAILSLILIVGLMTIVRFGEHAIVKAMSILVFPFVAALMLLAVYLIPNWTGAIFEHVSMDGNGTGSGLWMTMWLVIPVMVFSFNHSPIISAFAVSKREEYGVDAEKKCSRILAFAHIMMVVTVMFFVFSCVLSLSPADLADAKSQNISILSYLANHFNTPIIAYMAPVIAFIAITKSFLGHYLGAREGFNGMMIKSLRSKGKTINHDKLNRITALFMLVTTWIVATMNPSILGMIETLGGPIIAMLLFLMPMYAIHKVPAMRKYSGHISNVFVVIMGLIAISAILFSLFGK is encoded by the coding sequence ATGGACACTACTCAAGCAGGCACTATTGCCTCCCCGGGAAAAGTTTCATCAAGCACATGGCGTAAAAGTGACACCATGTGGATGTTGGGCCTGTACGGTACTGCAATCGGTGCAGGCGTATTGTTCCTGCCTATCAATGCCGGTATCGGCGGCCTTCTGCCGCTGATTGTAATGGCCATCATTGCTTTCCCGATGACCTTCTTTGCTCACCGTGGTCTCTGCCGGTTTGTGCTGTCAGGCAAAAACCCAGGTGAAGACATTACTGAAGTGGTTGAAGAGCACTTTGGTATCGGCGCAGGTAAGTTGATTACCCTGCTTTACTTCTTCGCTATCTACCCGATTTTATTGGTATACAGTGTGGCAATCACCAACACCGTTGATAGCTTCATTACCCACCAGATGCATCTGCCATCACCACCGCGTGCTATTTTGTCCCTGATTCTGATCGTGGGCCTGATGACTATCGTGCGTTTTGGTGAGCATGCCATTGTAAAAGCAATGAGTATTCTGGTATTCCCGTTTGTTGCAGCATTGATGTTGTTGGCTGTGTACCTGATCCCTAACTGGACCGGTGCAATATTTGAACATGTATCAATGGACGGCAACGGTACTGGTAGCGGTCTGTGGATGACCATGTGGCTGGTTATTCCGGTCATGGTGTTCTCATTCAACCACTCCCCTATCATCTCGGCGTTTGCAGTATCAAAACGTGAAGAGTACGGCGTAGATGCAGAGAAAAAATGTTCACGCATTTTGGCTTTTGCTCACATCATGATGGTTGTCACCGTTATGTTCTTCGTCTTCAGTTGCGTACTGAGCCTGTCTCCTGCGGATCTGGCGGATGCGAAAAGCCAGAACATTTCTATTCTGTCTTACCTGGCTAACCACTTTAATACTCCAATAATTGCCTACATGGCGCCGGTTATTGCCTTTATCGCTATCACCAAGTCTTTCCTGGGTCACTATCTGGGCGCACGTGAAGGCTTTAATGGCATGATGATTAAGTCTCTGCGTAGCAAAGGCAAAACTATCAATCATGACAAACTGAACCGTATTACTGCCCTGTTCATGCTGGTAACAACCTGGATCGTCGCAACCATGAACCCAAGCATTTTGGGTATGATTGAAACCTTGGGTGGCCCAATCATCGCGATGCTGTTGTTCCTGATGCCAATGTACGCAATCCATAAAGTTCCAGCGATGCGTAAGTACAGCGGCCATATCAGCAACGTATTCGTGGTTATCATGGGCCTGATTGCTATCTCTGCAATCTTGTTCAGCCTGTTCGGTAAATGA
- a CDS encoding DNA-binding transcriptional repressor DeoR, translating to METRRAERINKLTQALKRSDKIHLKDAANLLRVSEMTIRRDLSAEPTAVILLGGYVVMDPKSNNANNYFVSDQQAKQVEEKRRIGQLAARLIAENDTVFFDCGTTIPSIIDEIDEELVFTAICYSLNTFLSLQDKPNCKVILCGGEFKPNNYIFTPISQHNELDNACPNKAFISAAGVSIEYGATCFNFDEILLKHRAMAKSQQKILVADHSKFGKIKPASIGALTLFDALVTDRQPDAEFSQFFLQHGIKIDC from the coding sequence ATGGAAACCCGCCGTGCAGAACGAATCAATAAACTTACTCAGGCCCTAAAGCGTTCCGACAAAATCCACCTCAAAGACGCGGCCAATTTGCTGCGAGTCTCTGAAATGACTATTCGCCGTGATCTTAGCGCCGAGCCGACCGCCGTGATTTTGTTGGGTGGTTATGTGGTGATGGACCCTAAAAGCAATAACGCCAATAACTATTTTGTTTCTGACCAGCAAGCCAAACAGGTGGAAGAAAAACGCCGTATTGGTCAGTTGGCAGCAAGGTTGATCGCCGAAAATGATACGGTTTTTTTTGACTGCGGCACTACAATTCCCTCTATTATCGACGAGATAGACGAAGAACTGGTATTTACTGCCATTTGTTACTCCCTTAACACCTTTCTTTCCTTACAAGACAAACCCAACTGTAAAGTGATTCTGTGCGGTGGTGAATTCAAACCCAATAACTATATTTTCACACCGATCAGTCAGCACAATGAGCTGGACAATGCCTGCCCAAACAAAGCTTTTATCTCCGCAGCCGGCGTTTCAATTGAGTATGGCGCCACCTGTTTCAACTTCGATGAAATTCTGTTAAAGCACCGAGCTATGGCCAAATCACAACAGAAAATCCTGGTGGCCGACCACAGTAAGTTCGGTAAAATAAAACCTGCCAGCATTGGAGCATTGACCCTGTTTGATGCGTTAGTCACCGACCGCCAGCCTGATGCCGAGTTCAGCCAGTTCTTTTTACAACATGGCATCAAAATCGACTGTTAG
- a CDS encoding deoxyribose-phosphate aldolase codes for MTINYANYIDHTLLAMDATEAQIIKLCEEAKQHHFYAVCVNSGYVPVAAQQLAGSTVKVCSVIGFPLGAGLTEAKAFEAQAAINAGAQEIDMVINVGWLKSGKIAEVKADIKAVRDICATTPLKVILETCLLSDAQIVQVCEMCRELDVAFVKTSTGFSTGGAKEEHVKLMRATVGPVIGVKASGAVRDQKTAEIMINAGATRIGTSSGVTIVSGQQAVASSY; via the coding sequence ATGACGATCAATTATGCTAATTACATTGACCATACTCTATTGGCAATGGATGCCACGGAAGCCCAAATTATCAAGCTGTGTGAAGAAGCTAAACAGCATCATTTCTATGCCGTATGTGTTAATTCTGGGTACGTGCCAGTCGCCGCCCAACAGTTAGCCGGTAGTACGGTTAAGGTGTGCTCAGTCATTGGTTTTCCACTGGGTGCGGGTCTGACTGAAGCAAAAGCCTTTGAAGCTCAGGCAGCAATCAACGCTGGGGCGCAAGAGATTGATATGGTTATCAATGTTGGCTGGCTAAAAAGTGGCAAAATTGCCGAAGTTAAAGCCGATATTAAGGCTGTACGTGATATTTGCGCCACTACACCGTTGAAGGTAATATTAGAAACCTGCCTGCTAAGTGATGCTCAAATCGTACAAGTTTGTGAAATGTGTCGTGAGCTTGACGTAGCTTTTGTGAAAACCTCAACAGGCTTCAGCACCGGTGGTGCCAAAGAAGAACATGTTAAATTGATGCGTGCTACGGTTGGTCCGGTAATAGGCGTTAAAGCCTCTGGTGCAGTTCGTGATCAAAAGACAGCAGAAATCATGATCAACGCAGGGGCGACACGCATTGGTACCAGCTCTGGTGTAACCATTGTTTCGGGCCAACAGGCCGTGGCATCAAGCTACTAA
- a CDS encoding undecaprenyl-diphosphate phosphatase — MNYFFFSMINATPASPPWMISFATFIARDLIMIIPMLLVALWLWGPKDSINLQRAVVTKAAIALVFSMLSAACIGMLIPHDRPFVVGFGYNFMSHAPDSSFPSDHGTAIFTFALAFVFWHKLWSAVSMMVVAAAIAWSRIYLGVHWPLDMVGAFLLGIIGCLFAQLVWNLFGDAIASGMTRLYRISFALPISRGWVRS; from the coding sequence ATGAACTATTTTTTCTTTTCCATGATAAATGCGACCCCGGCATCACCGCCATGGATGATTTCTTTTGCGACCTTCATCGCACGTGACCTGATCATGATTATCCCCATGTTACTGGTGGCACTGTGGCTATGGGGGCCAAAAGATAGCATTAACTTGCAGCGAGCAGTGGTAACCAAGGCAGCAATCGCTCTTGTTTTCTCTATGCTTTCAGCGGCTTGCATCGGGATGCTTATCCCACACGATCGCCCTTTTGTTGTCGGTTTTGGCTATAACTTTATGAGCCATGCACCCGACAGCTCTTTCCCAAGTGATCACGGCACCGCTATTTTCACCTTTGCCTTAGCCTTTGTTTTTTGGCACAAACTCTGGTCCGCAGTCAGCATGATGGTCGTCGCGGCCGCCATTGCATGGTCACGTATTTACCTGGGTGTTCATTGGCCACTAGATATGGTGGGTGCCTTCTTATTAGGGATTATTGGTTGCCTATTCGCACAGTTAGTATGGAATTTATTCGGTGACGCTATCGCAAGTGGTATGACTCGCCTTTATCGTATTAGTTTTGCTCTGCCTATCAGTAGAGGATGGGTCAGAAGCTAG
- a CDS encoding phosphatase PAP2 family protein has translation MKTSKPTSQANVTPATLNNASTAQIIKTNSLYSLPLSFYFWQVFGLVICGLLFLWLSNNEQLDWFISNYWFDPVGQNFPWENNYWLDLLNHRLLKITIISTAVVALLWGIYRRNGRLVTTMLLFGIGPLVVGVLKAVSAHSCPWDLVEYGGKAISYALMGTAPVGAGPGHCFPGGHASSGFAVMALFFLFYPERPRLASLCWLLGIGLGMLMGFGQIMRGAHFLTHNLWAGWWVWLSQLALFWMISGFYRRDKGTE, from the coding sequence GTGAAGACCAGCAAACCTACCTCTCAAGCCAATGTCACTCCAGCGACATTAAATAATGCCTCAACAGCACAGATAATTAAGACAAACTCCCTTTACTCGTTGCCGTTATCCTTCTATTTTTGGCAGGTTTTTGGGTTAGTGATCTGTGGATTGCTCTTTCTGTGGCTGTCGAACAACGAGCAACTAGATTGGTTTATCAGTAATTACTGGTTTGATCCCGTCGGGCAAAATTTTCCATGGGAAAACAATTACTGGCTGGATTTACTCAACCACCGATTATTGAAAATAACCATTATCAGTACTGCCGTGGTGGCATTGTTATGGGGGATTTATCGCCGTAATGGGCGCTTGGTGACGACCATGTTGTTGTTTGGCATCGGTCCATTGGTAGTTGGGGTGCTAAAGGCCGTCAGCGCCCACTCCTGCCCTTGGGATCTGGTGGAGTACGGTGGCAAAGCTATCAGTTATGCGCTGATGGGTACCGCTCCTGTAGGTGCAGGTCCCGGCCACTGTTTTCCCGGTGGCCATGCATCCAGCGGTTTTGCCGTGATGGCACTGTTCTTCCTGTTCTACCCCGAGCGGCCTCGGTTGGCTTCGCTGTGTTGGTTGCTCGGTATTGGTCTTGGCATGTTGATGGGGTTTGGTCAAATTATGCGCGGGGCACATTTTCTTACTCATAACCTGTGGGCGGGTTGGTGGGTATGGCTGAGCCAGTTGGCTCTGTTTTGGATGATTAGCGGTTTTTACCGCCGCGATAAAGGTACTGAATAA